The Pagrus major chromosome 10, Pma_NU_1.0 genome contains a region encoding:
- the LOC141003764 gene encoding uncharacterized protein: MAFGFCLGVALLLSVRSTVKCDPIPNGVLHMECRDRFFMIAIDLSFTGEEPHFEAVDETGVYPITEEYAATCGYSVNIFPQTGYLELRASYFSCHTDNKDDEVFAFNFNLIATHEEKEATYALNNTCSPSLPWSAREVTCEANYMEVSVRSDISCPTGTKKDDWDAVVQTAYSSAVSDWQVMFQRAEQELMPMALSDARKQGYAFDLTDGRLVFRTPYGQPDSFSTEVNGVPVEVVHATLFSRQSWAVLMVDLVAACSMHEGSYDESGYMMWETPEVLHPLVSGLHETQINIGANGELVEQPVAEERGYMVEKHNSTVQISIPYNADGGYRKSVASGDLYEFYIFNLYLEQISVDDDDVDTRLRFHRTLTTPLLPRPVFTENRTILEERTFTVYLGDVPADVELAAVHLNEHECCTNATNHSLTQVVHPNNTHSYTVEVPFDDPAVIKRFSKEDAAMQHMLDINYTLTVLPENEQFSHLLSVMALTDVSPPAFDAVCSESGIGFKLDHRPFDYLWEIRIGSDPLTSELAAQHGYIMSNDSQSLLLDVPLFTHGYEYKEVTLKGFIGTFEILVQDHETEVQSSTVKTCPFSTTELIMCSTDGRMTVVADFSLVIPSGGVPARTNLVDKYCGPKEADDTRALFSFPLNSCGSTVRLSKEYVTYENEIFFSRKQRALKNPSFSSNDIDRVIVQCTYPLAGLYRLFSMYRFESDTVGVGRIVHSALSTEGLQSPTVEPTIALQTPVPVTRRTPRPGYHPPAQYIKVSSFLKNLQKKGVKGSSQVKANAGIF; this comes from the exons ATGGCTTTTGGGTTTTGTCTTGG TGTGGCCTTGCTCCTGTCTGTGCGGTCAACTGTCAAGTGTGACCCTATTCCCAATG GAGTTCTTCATATGGAGTGTCGTGATCGCTTCTTCATGATAGCCATTGATCTTTCCTTTACTGGGGAGGAACCTCACTTTGAGGCTGTTG ATGAGACAGGCGTGTATCCCATCACTGAGGAATATGCAGCAACGTGTGGCTACAGTGTCAATATATTCCCTCAAACGGGCTATTTGGAGCTACGAGCCTCTTACTTCAGCTGCCACACTGACAATAAG GATGACGAAGTGTTTGCATTCAACTTCAACCTGATTGCGACACATGAAGAAAAGGAGGCCACTTATGCTTTGAACAACAcctgttctccctctcttccctggTCTGCCAGAGAGGTTACCTGTGAGGCCAACTACATGGAA GTGTCTGTGAGGAGTGACATTTCCTGCCCAACTGGGACAAAGAAAGACGACTGGGATGCTGTGGTCCAAACT GCCTATTCTTCAGCCGTCTCAGACTGGCAGGTGATGTTCCAGAGGGCGGAGCAGGAGCTGATGCCCATGGCTCTCTCTGACGCTCGTAAGCAGGGCTACGCGTTTGACTTGACAGATGGAAGGCTTGTGTTTCGTACACCGTATGGACAACCTGACTCATTCAGCACTGAG gtgaATGGTGTTCCAGTAGAGGTCGTCCATGCAACTCTGTTCTCCAGACAAAGCTGGGCTGTCCTCATGGTCGACCTGGTGGCTGCCTGCTCCATGC ATGAAGGATCGTATGATGAAAGTGGCTACATGATGTGGGAGACTCCTGAGGTGCTACACCCGCTGGTGTCTGGTCTACATGAGACTCAGATCAACATTGGAGCCAATGGTGAATTGGTGGAGCAGCCGGTTGCAGAGGAGAGAGGCTACATGGTGGAGAAGCACAACAGCACGGTCCAGATCAGCATCCCCTATAATGCTGATGGAGGATACAGGAAG AGCGTGGCGTCTGGTGACCTCTACGAGTTCTACATCTTCAATCTCTACTTGGAGCAAATCTCAGTGGATGACGATGACGTTGACACCAGACTTCGCTTCCACAGGACTTTGACCACTCCCCTGCTGCCACGCcctgttttcactgaaaacc GAACCATTCTTGAGGAGCGCACATTCACCGTCTACCTCGGAGATGTCCCTGCAGATGTCGAGCTGGCTGCTGTTCATTTGAATGAACATGAATGTTGTACAAATGCCACCAACCACTCCCTCACACAAGTTGTTCATCCCAACAACACTCACAGCTACACTGTGGAGGTGCCGTTCGACGACCCTGCTGTCATAAAACGG TTCTCCAAAGAAGACGCAGCAATGCAGCACATGCTGGACATCAACTACACACTGACCGTTctacctgaaaatgagcagttTTCCCACCTGTTATCAGTCATGGCATTAACGGATGTCT CTCCTCCAGCCTTTGATGCTGTCTGCTCGGAGTCTGGGATCGGCTTCAAACTGGACCACCGGCCTTTTGACTACCTGTGGGAGATCCGTATCGGCTCAGACCCGCTGACATCAGAGCTGGCAGCCCAGCACGGCTACATCATGAGCAACGACAGCCAGAGTCTGCTGCTGGACGTGCCGCTCTTCACTCATGGCTACGAGTACAAG gaggTTACTCTGAAGGGGTTCATTGGCACTTTTGAGATCCTTGTGCAGGATCATGAAACGGAAGTCCAGAGCTCTACTGTCAAGACTTGTCCATTCTCTACTACTGAACTCATTA TGTGTTCGACTGATGGGAGGATGACTGTGGTGGCTGACTTTTCTCTGGTCATCCCGAGTGGAGGTGTTCCCGCTAGAACAAACCTCGTAGACAAATACTGTGGACCCAAAGAGGCAGACGACACCAGggctctcttctcttttccacTCAACAGCTGTGGATCCACAGTCAGG CTCAGCAAGGAATATGTGACCTACGAAAACGAGATTTTCTTCAGCCGGAAGCAGCGTGCTTTGAAAAATCCTTCATTCTCCAGCAATGATATTGACAG GGTGATCGTGCAGTGTACATATCCTCTGGCTGGACTGTATCGCCTCTTCTCAATGTACAGGTTTGAGTCTGACACAGTTGGTGTTGGACGCATTGTGCATTCGGCCCTCTCCACTGAAG GTCTGCAGAGTCCCACCGTTGAGCCCACTATTGCGCTTCAAACACCAGTGCCCGTTACAAGACGCACCCCAAGACCTGGTTACCACCCTCCTGCTCAGTACATCAAAGTATCCAGCTTTCTAAAGAATCTTCAGAAAAAAG GAGTGAAAGGATCTTCACAAGTCAAAGCAAATGCTGGCATATTTTGA